The following are encoded in a window of Psilocybe cubensis strain MGC-MH-2018 chromosome 4, whole genome shotgun sequence genomic DNA:
- a CDS encoding Protein transport protein sec71, with protein MEQDTSSKIDSLPHSDSNASLDNVELDEPRAPETTSENEDHIVEDDTEASPTPESTNGQPIERVEQEPIEEPIQINGDNAIHTNESEPVVAPPIPPKVEQPVEGISVPRESTSEVKPTETPNDSRQDFRVQSPSLSVASGNPHKRSMTISKGHNVSMVLITSALETIASSKEARRSTPLRESTQKALDLIRSNQGGDRPREIFEPLRLACETRNEKLMIASLDCISKLISYSFFTEDDQGSYALPSPPPSPNPARNRSSGGSQGATPLPSLVDLVANTITSCHTETTPDSVSLQIVKALLSLVLSPSILVHHSSLLKAVRTVYNIFLLSTDPVNQMVAQGGLTQMVHHVFSRCRRGNVKQSSSETNQAEYAGGSQLSSARESFALSRSELDTRTSVSVTTEGSHQSNGSAEKVPGNGVEDSGSENKEEPQPPLTLQSFEAKVPIDVHPEEAHSHHHLTLDDLFVKDAFLVFRALCKLTMKPLNTESERDLKSHGMRSRLLSLQLVLTVLNSHMPLFVDPTAIIYSSSNNEATGFVQAINQYLCLCLSRNAVSPIPQVFEISVEIFWRVLSGMRTKLKKEIEVLLHEIFIPILEMKTSTLKQKAVILGMLSRLCQDPQALVEMYLNYDCDSEAADNIYEHLMNIISKFGTAASLGHPQRAPEPPSPALSPTPKNQGNAQVTWNVSGLTVPGTMDTSTMGLSEGQLRRQGLECLVAVLRSLVAWGTSANKSSDEGTAPLLSARSHTEESKRDPVTPEANPERLSVSGQSVETFRQGTPDYGDDPTKFESAKQKKTTLLEGIKKFNYKPKRGVQFLIETGFIPSNSPQDIAKFILNTDGLNKSVIGEYLGEGDEENIAIMHAFVDYLEFRDIPFVEALRTFLQSFRLPGESQKIDRFMLKFAERYIAGNAKTPFASAESAYVLAYSVVMLNTDAHNPQIKKRMTKADFLKNNRGINEGADLPEEFLSQVFDDIVNNEIRMKDEVEAGLTIQAPGPGLANAIASVGRDLQKEAYVMQSNGMANKTEALFRTMMRTQRKGSKGGDQYFSASHFVHVRPMFEVAWIPFLAGLSGPLQETDDLEVVELCLDGFRNAIRIVCFFDLELQRNAFVTTLAKFTFLNNLGEMKTKNMEAIKALLDVAVTEGNNLKGSWHEVLTCVSQLEHMQLIGTGADLVEGGKKGRSRKVPTEELANESRSTHITVAADMVFSLSHYLSGTAIVDFVQALCDVSWEEIQSSGLSQHPRLFSLQKLVDISYYNMTRIRLEWSNLWDILGEHFNLVCCHNNPHVASFALDSLRQLAMRFLEKEELPHFKFQKDFLKPFEYTMTHNQNPDIRDLVLQCLQQMIQARSQNLRSGWRTMFGVFSAASKVLTERVANSAFEIITRINKDHFNAIVQYGAFADLTVCITEFCKVSKYQKISLLAIAMLRGVIPVMLQSPVCALNTEVAAPDQPMDDTMIKFWFPVLFGFYDIIMNGEDLEVRRLALDSLFSTLKTYGATYPVEFWDTVCQELLFPIFAVLKSSQDLSRFSTQEDMSVWLSTTMIQALRDLIDLYTFYFDILERFLDGLLDLLCVCICQVVENDTLARIGTSCLQQLLENNVKKLSPARWERITATFVRLFRTTTPHQLFDESLRVEIDSSSEAVAADSESNGVAILPAPLSPNNETPKVDVRASLTDRRRIFKQIIVKCVLQLLLIETTNDLLRNDDVYNTIPPTQLLRMMSVLDQSYQFARSFNEDKDLRTGLWKVGFMKHLPNLLKQESSSAATLVHVLLRMYHDTRPEHQAARPQIAERLVPLGVGVLRDFNKLKADTQSKMIQAWTPVVAATLDGFCRFDRQDYLTVIYPLATDLLSRDIAPEVREPLKTYFERVGYVKRIIDTEP; from the exons ATGGAACAAGACACATCGTCCAAGATTGATTCCTTGCCGCACTCTGATTCAAACGCGTCACTCGACAACGTTGAACTCGACGAACCGCGGGCTCCTGAGACTACCTCCGAAAATGAGGACCACATTGTAGAAGATGACACTGAAGCATCTCCGACTCCAGAATCGACCAATGGGCAGCCGATCGAGCGAGTCGAGCAAGAACCGATAGAAGAACCCATACAAATTAATGGGGACAACGCGATACACACCAATGAAAGCGAGCCCGTAGTAGCCCCTCCAATTCCTCCGAAAGTAGAGCAGCCAGTGGAAGGAATCTCTGTACCCAGGGAGTCAACTTCCGAGGTCAAACCCACAGAGACGCCAAATGATTCTCGACAGGATTTCCGAGTGCAATCACCGAGTCTGTCCGTCGCGAGCGGTAACCCTCACAAGCGCTCGATGACCATCTCAAAAGGGCACAACGTATCTATGGTCCTCATAACGAGCGCTTTGGAGACAATAGCTTCATCAAAAGAGGCACGGCGCTCTACTCCGTTACGGGAAAGCACGCAAAAAGCATTGGATTTGATTCGGTCGAATCAAGGAGGAGATAGACCACGGGAGATCTTCGAACCGTTGAGACTTGCTTGCGAGACTCGGAATGAAAAGCTTATGATTGCAAGCTTGGACTGCATCTCAAAATTAATTTCTTATTCATTCTTCACAGAAGATGACCAAGGCTCATACGCTCTCCCTTCACCCCCGCCCTCACCGAACCCAGCGCGGAATAGATCGTCCGGAGGCTCCCAGGGCGCTACTCCACTTCCTTCtcttgtcgaccttgttgccAATACCATTACTTCATGTCACACCGAAACGACCCCGGATTCTGTGTCATTGCAGATCGTTAAGGCGCTTCTGTCTCTAGTTCTATCTCCCAGCATTCTTGTCCACCATTCCTCGCTTCTAAAGGCTGTACGAACGGTTTACAATATTTTCCTTCTCAGCACCGATCCCGTTAATCAAATGGTTGCTCAAGGTGGTCTTACCCAAATGGTTCATCACGTATTTTCAAGATGTCGACGCGGGAATGTCAAACAGTCATCATCGGAGACGAACCAGGCGGAATATGCGGGCGGCAGTCAGCTATCTTCAGCTCGGGAATCGTTTGCTCTTTCTCGTTCCGAGCTCGATACTCGAACTTCCGTTAGCGTAACCACTGAAGGCTCCCATCAATCCAATGGTTCGGCAGAGAAGGTTCCTGGAAATGGCGTAGAAGATTCAGGGTCTGAAAATAAGGAAGAGCCGCAGCCACCGCTGACGTT ACAGAGTTTTGAAGCCAAGGTTCCAATTGACGTCCATCCTGAAGAGGCGCACAGTCATCATCATTTGACTCTCGACGATCTTTTTGTGAAGGATGCATTTTTAGTGTTTAGGGCTTTGTGCAAGTTGACAATGAAACCACTTAACACTGAGAG CGAACGGGACCTTAAATCGCATGGCATGCGCTCGAGATTATTGTCGCTACAACTTGTCTTGACCGTTCTCAACTCACACATGCCCCTATTCGTTGACCCCACCGCCATCATCTATTCAAGTTCAAACAACGAAGCGACTGGCTTTGTTCAGGCAATTAACCAGTATCTCTGTCTTTGTTTGAGTAGAAACGCCGTTAGCCCCATTCCACAGGTTTTTGAAATCAGTGTTGAGATATTTTGGCGCGTCCTATCAGGAATGCGGACGAAGTTGAAG AAAGAAATCGAGGTTCTTCTGCATGAAATCTTTATTCCGATTTTGGAAATGAAAACATCGACGCTGAAACAAAAGGCTGTTATTCTCGGCATGTTGTCAAGGCTATGTCAAGACCCCCAGGCGTTGGTTGAAATGTATCTCAACTACGACTGTGATAGCGAAGCTGCAGATAACATATATGAACA TTTGATGAATATTATTTCCAAGTTCGGTACGGCAGCATCACTGGGTCATCCTCAACGAGCACCGGAGCCTCCAAGCCCTGCTTTGAGCCCAACACCAAAAAACCAGGGCAATGCACAGGTTACATGGAATGTTAGCGGCCTTACTGTTCCCGGTACAATGGACACATCGACAATGGGGCTTTCTGAGGGCCAGCTACGAAGGCAGGGCCTAGAATGTCTTGTCGCCGTTCTCAGATCTCTTGTTGCATGGGGAACTTCAGCAAATAAAAGCTCAGACGAAGGCACGGCGCCCCTGTTGTCTGCGAGATCGCATACAGAAGAATCAAAACGGGATCCTGTTACACCAGAGGCCAACCCGGAGAGGCTATCTGTCAGTGGTCAAAGCGTAGAGACATTTAGACAAGGCACACCCGACTACGGAGATGATCCTACTAAATTTGAGAGCGCTAAGCAGAAGAAAACTACACTGTTAGAGGGTATAAAGAAATTCAATTATAAACCCAAGCGC GGTGTGCAATTTTTGATCGAGACCGGTTTCATACCTAGCAATTCACCCCAAGATATCGCCAAATTTATCCTGAATACTGATGGTCTTAATAAATCAGTCATTGGAGAGTATCTGGGAGAAGG AGACGAGGAGAACATTGCTATTATGCACGCCTTCGTTGACTACCTAGAATTCCGGGATATACCTTTCGTTGAGGCTCTTCGCACTTTCTTGCAGTCATTCCGTCTACCAGGAGAGTCGCAAAAGATTGATCGATTCATGTTGAAGTTCGCGGAAAGATATATCGCTGGAAATGCCAAGACACCATTCGCTAGCGCAG AATCTGCATATGTTCTTGCATATTCCGTTGTCATGCTGAACACGGACGCTCACAATCCACAAATTAAAAAGCGAATGACCAAGGCAGATTTCTTGAAGAACAATCGCGGCATCAACGAAGGAGCTGATCTTCCTGAAGAGTTTTTGTCCCAAGTATTCGATGATATTGTTAATAACGAAATCAGGATGAAAGACGAGGTCGAAGCAGGTCTCACGATCCAAGCCCCTGGTCCTGGCCTTGCCAACGCCATCGCCAGTGTAGGACGGGACTTGCAAAAGGAGGCGTATGTCATGCAGTCGAATGGCATGGCGAACAAGACAGAGGCACTTTTCAGGACTATGATGCGCACTCAGAGAAAGGGCTCCAAAGGTGGTGATCAATACTTCAGCGCCTCACATTTTGTGCACGTTCGGCCAATGTTCGAAGTTGCCTGGATCCCCTTCCTCGCAGGACTATCTGGACCTCTCCAAGAAACCGACGATCTAGAAGTAGTGGAGCTGTGTTTGGATGGGTTTAGGAATGCTATTCGTATTGTCTGCTTCTTTGACCTGGAGCTGCAGCGGAATGCCTTCGTTACGACTCTAGCCAAGTTTACTTTCCTCAATAATTTGGGCGAGATGAAAACGAAGAATATGGAAGCTATTAAAGCACTTTTGGATGTTGCGGTAACCGAGGGCAATAATCTAAAGGGCTCATGGCATGAAGTACTGACGTGCGTAAGTCAACTTGAACACATGCAACTCATTGGGACAGGGGCAGATCTTGTAGAGGGCGGCAAGAAAGG ACGTTCAAGAAAGGTTCCCACAGAGGAATTGGCAAACGAGAGTCGGTCTACACATATTACGGTAGCAGCGGATATGGTGTTCTCATTGAGTCACTACCTTTCCGGG ACTGCTATCGTTGATTTCGTTCAAGCTCTGTGTGATGTTTCATGGGAAGAAATTCAATCATCAGGCCTTTCGCAACACCCTCGATTATTCAGTTTACAGAAGCTGGTCGATATATCCTACTACAACATGACACGTATCCGTCTTGAGTGGTCGAATCTGTGGGATATTTTAGGGGAACATTTCAATCTG GTTTGTTGTCACAACAATCCTCATGTTGCAAGTTTTGCCCTCGACTCCCTGCGCCAACTGGCTATGCGATTtttggaaaaggaggaatTGCCTCACTTCAAGTTCCAAAAGGACTTTTTGAAACCATTTGAATACACCATGACACACAATCAGAATCCCGACATACGCGACCTT GTGCTTCAATGTCTCCAACAAATGATTCAAGCTAGGTCACAAAATCTGAGATCTGGTTGGAGGACAATGTTTGGAGTGTTTTCTGCAGCGTCAAAAGTTCTGACTG AACGAGTTGCCAACTCCGCCTTCGAAATCATTACCAGGATAAACAAGGATCATTTCAATGCCATTGTACAATATGGCGCCTTTGCTGATCTGACAGTATGCATTACTGAATTCTGCAAAGTTAGCAAATACCAAAAGATCAGCTTGTTGGCCATTGCAATGCTGCGTGGGGTCATCCCAGTGATGCTCCAGTCACCAGTCTGTGCATTAAATACTGAAGTTGCTGCTCCTGACCAACCAATGGACGACACGATGATCAAGTTCTGGTTCCCGGTCCTCTTTGGTTTCTATGATATCATCATGAATGGCGAAGACCTCGAAGTTAGGCGACT AGCTTTGGATTCTTTGTTCTCGACACTGAAAACGTATGGTGCTACCTATCCTGTCGAATTTTGGGATACCGTCTGTCAAGAGCTTCTCTTCCCAATATTTGCTGTTTTGAAGTCAAGTCAAGACCTTTCACGTTTCAGTACTCAGGAAGACATGAGTGTTTGGCTGTCGACCACTATGATACAAGCACTCCGGGACCTGATCGACTTGTATACATTCTACTTTGATATCTTAGAACGATTTTTGGATGGTTTGCTGGATTTGCTGTGCGTGTGCATTTGTCAAG TCGTAGAAAATGACACGCTTGCAAGGATCGGAACATCGTGTCTTCAGCAGTTGTTAGAGAACAATGTAAAGAAGCTAAGTCCTGCTCGCTGGGAGCGAATCACCGCCACCTTTGTCCGACTCTTCAGAACTACAACGCCGCATCAACTTTTCGATGAAAGCCTGCGCGTTGAGATCGACAGCTCTTCAGaagctgttgctgctgattCAG AATCCAATGGCGTGGCTATACTTCCCGCCCCTTTGTCTCCAAATAATGAGACACCAAAAGTAGACGTTCGAGCGTCTCTGACCGATCGCCGCAGGATCTTCAAGCAGATCATCGTGAAATGTGTTTTGCAGTTGCTTCTAATCGAAACGACAAACGATCTGCTACGCAATGACGACGTGTACAATACTATTCCTCCCACACAACTTCTTCGTATGATGAGTGTCCTGGATCAGAGTTATCAGTTTGCAAGGTCTTTCAACGAAGACAAGGATCTCCGCACTGGCTTGTGGAAAGTTG GGTTTATGAAACATCTTCCCAACTTGTTGAAACAAGAGTCAAGTAGCGCTGCTACTTTGGTTCATGTCCTTTTGCGAATGTATCATGATACACGGCCGGAGCACCAGGCTGCCCGTCCACAAATCGCTGAGCGATTGGTCCC CCTTGGCGTTGGGGTCCTTCGAGACTTTAACAAACTGAAGGCGGATACTCAAAGTAAAATGATCCAAGCATGGACACCTGTCGTGGCTGCAACTCTAGATGGGTTCTGCCGCTTCGACCGCCAAGAC TACCTGACGGTTATTTACCCTCTCGCCACGGATCTCCTGTCGCGGGATATTGCGCCAGAAGTTCGCGAGCCGCTGAAAACGTATTTCGAGCGAGTTGGCTACGTCAAACGTATTATAGATACCGAGCCATGA
- a CDS encoding Actin cytoskeleton-regulatory complex protein SLA1 produces MASEEPESYLAILKASYDYTPQSDDEIAIKEDQLLLLVEKVDDEWWKVKIKSSSQESDSPVGLVPAAYVEQAEHTSVVKALYDYEAASPGELSLREDDVLLVFDTEEDWILVQNANEEGKAGYVPGNYVEVAGEEEPAAPAPAPARIIVPDSPPRPVSSYVDPAERVASTKAASQADPDDIQTWSLSEIDKKGKKKKGTLGIGKGAVYFISEADKTPVQKWQTKDVSSVTSEKAKHVTINIGGANPITLHFHAGSKDNADAIISKLNTSKALSSGGAVHEEDSPSGRGADTSARDPKSVHFSAAGPVIIPDQGQDDEEEEEEEEYEPPSSQAIPPRAVPPTPARPAAASSSAAVALYDFTADGEDELTVKEGEQLTILEKDGDEWWKCRNAQGVEGVVPASYLEESGAAPASSTPAVASVDREAEDRAARELARQQEEDRLQQEEEEKKRAAAAARKAQAQQKAKEAALAAEAERQKRKEAAAAARVSTPPTTRSPVSADSSRSPTTSNSRTSTEATRPPPESTRIWHDRTGQFRVEAAFLGFNNGKLRLHKVNGVVVEVPSEKMSLDDMRYVERYLEKVKQRPSNVPGLSEDDIPLALSVKGKHATSSSSSSSQQQQQQQQRATSTPPPKKAPKIDWFDFFLSAGCDLDDCTRYASSFEKDKIDETLLADITEGTMRSLGLREGDIIRVKKAIEKRKPTDNLNKPNPRVEEQLRMDEEYARALQAQENGGPKAAAPNLFAGPGGVLKPRRGRPQPNKSLPLSTVDMKAIGSVPESIQRTTSPLAQSPATAQSATLPARPSSAAPVSGFDDDAWTNRPSSTKPVSSPPPNRTPSAPPQTQPLVPTPAPAAAPAAQPQPTPTPTVSAPPPQTTPAPAVVATPPVPTPTTTTTTTPSLANTTDTDIFNQLARLSALRQNTTPQPPVVNLTPSPVSVVPPASYRAGFGMSSSPLPMGQISIQPTLSPPATQPQPYNGPRGPFAPVPANQSLLQPLIPTQTGFGGFIPTKPTLNSSPSPFQSTLGAPSFLSTQPTGFGGGGHQPLMSQPTGFTPMMSQPTGFQPQQPMMSQPTGVFNSNFGPTNGIGSQPLQSHITGFNPTPSNQSSFPNFGGLSSPPPLPNNNQTNNTSPANVFAQMKSGTFANDNENSSTGTNGLNGQTPTWGQSYQGYTGY; encoded by the exons ATGGCCTCAGAAGAACCAGAGAGCTACCTGGCCATCCTCAAAGCCTCCTACGACTATACGCCCCAGTCAGACGATGAGATAGCCATCAAGGAGGACCAGCTTCTCCTTCTCGTCGAGAAAGTAGACGACGA GTGGTGGAAAGTCAAGATAAAGTCCTCCTCCCAAGAGTCTGATAGCCCCGTTGGGCTCGTCCCAGCTGCGTACGTTGAGCAG GCAGAGCACACGTCTGTCGTGAAAGCACTCTACGACTACGAAGCAGCCTCTCCCGGCGAGCTTTCTCTTCGCGAAGACGATGTGTTGCTGGTGTTCGACACCGAGGAGGACTGGATACTCGTCCAGAACGCCAACGAGGAGGGCAAGGCCGGCTACGTCCCAGGCAATTACGTCGAAGTCGCAGGCGAGGAAGAGCCCGCTGCGCCGGCCCCTGCTCCTGCTCGAATCATTGTTCCAGACTCT CCTCCCCGTCCCGTCAGCTCCTATGTAGACCCTGCAGAGAGAGTCGCATCCACAAAGGCAGCGTCTCAAGCCGATCCAGATGATATTCAAACGTGGTCCCTATCCGAGATCGAcaaaaagggaaagaaaaagaagggaaCATTAGGTATCGGGAAGGGTGCGGTATACTTCATCAGTGAAGCAGACAAG ACTCCAGTTCAGAAATGGCAAACGAAAGATGTGTCCTCCGTTACTTCTGAGAAAGCTAAACACGTTACGATCAACATCGGTGGCGCCAATCCCATAACCCTCCACTTCCATGCGGGCTCCAAAGACAACGCAGATGCCATTATATCCAAACTAAACACCTCCAAAGCTCTCTCCTCAGGTGGCGCTGTTCACGAAGAGGACTCCCCGTCCGGCAGGGGTGCGGATACTTCAGCCCGTGATCCGAAGAGTGTTCACTTTTCTGCAGCAGGACCCGTTATTATCCCAGATCAAGGGCaggatgacgaggaagaggaagaagaagaggagtaTGAACCTCCTTCTAGTCAGGCCATACCACCCCGCGCTGTCCCTCCAACCCCTGCCAGGCCTGCTGCTGCATCTTCATCAGCGGCAGTTGCGCTCTATGACTTTACCGCGGATGGCGAAGACGAGCTTACTGTGAAGGAGGGTGAACAACTCACAATTTTGGAAAAGGACGGCGATGAGTGGTGGAAATGCAGGAATGCACAGGGTGTCGAGGGTGTCGTGCCAGCATCATATCTTGAG GAGTCTGGCGCTGCTCCAGCAAGCAGCACGCCAGCCGTGGCTTCTGTTGACCGGGAAGCGGAAGACCGGGCAGCTCGGGAATTAGCTAGACAGCAAGAAGAGGACCGGCTTCaacaagaagaggaggagaagaagcgGGCCGCCGCGGCTGCGCGCAAAGCACAGGCACAACAGAAAGCCAAGGAGGCTGCACTAGCCGCTGAAGCTGAACGGCAAAAGCGAAAGGAGGCAGCCGCTGCAGCTCGTGTTTCCACACCACCCAC GACGCGTTCGCCTGTATCCGCAGACTCTTCACGTTCGCCAACCACTTCCAATTCAAGGACTTCGACAGAAGCCACCC GGCCACCCCCAGAGAGCACTCGCATCTGGCACGACCGCACCGGCCAATTCCGCGTCGAAGCTGCCTTCCTGGGCTTCAACAACGGTAAATTGCGTCTGCACAAAGTGAACGGTGTGGTTGTCGAAGTTCCCTCCGAGAAGATGTCGCTGGACGACATGCGCTACGTCGAACGGTACCTCGAGAAGGTAAAGCAGCGCCCTTCCAATGTGCCTGGCTTATCAGAAGATGACATCCCTCTCGCACTTTCCGTCAAGGGCAAGCATGCGACGAgctcttcgtcctcttcgtcccaacagcagcaacagcaacagcagagAGCTACCTCGACTCCGCCGCCGAAGAAAGCTCCGAAGATTGATTGGTTCGACTTCTTCCTTTCGGCCGGATGCGACTTGGACGACTGTACCCGCTACGCATCCTCCTTTGAGAAGGACAAGATCGACGAAACGCTTCTTGCTGATATTACTGAAGGCACAATGCGGTCATTGGGTCTGAGGGAAGGAGACATCATCAGAGTGAAGAAGGCTATCGAAAAGCGTAAGCCCACTGACAACCTGAACAAGCCCAACCCACGCGTCGAAGAACAGCTGCGCATGGACGAGGAATATGCACGGGCATTACAAGCTCAAGAAAATGGCGGCCCCAAGGCAGCAGCACCCAACCTTTTCGCTGGGCCTGGCGGTGTGCTCAAACCGCGACGCGGGCGCCCACAGCCAAACAAGAGTTTGCCGCTCTCGACTGTCGATATGAAGGCTATTGGGTCTGTCCCAGAGTCTATACAGCGTACTACTTCACCTTTGGCTCAGAGTCCTGCGACTGCTCAGTCAGCTACGTTACCCGCTCGCCCGAGCTCGGCTGCCCCTGTCAGCGGATTTGACGATGATGCGTGGACAAATCGGCCAAGCTCAACGAAACCTGTCAGCTCGCCGCCTCCCAACCGGACACCTTCTGCTCCTCCACAGACGCAGCCTCTGGTCCCTACACCTGCGCCCGCCGCTGCTCCCGCcgctcaacctcaacctaCACCAACTCCCACCGTATCAGCGCCACCACCCCAAACCACGCCCGCACCGGCTGTAGTGGCTACGCCGCCCGTGCCGACgccgacaacgacaacgacaacgacgccCAGTCTCGCCAACACAACCGACACCGACATCTTCAACCAACTCGCGCGCCTCAGTGCCCTCCGGCAGAATACCACGCCTCAGCCGCCGGTGGTCAATCTCACGCCGTCCCCCGTCAGTGTTGTCCCTCCAGCAAGCTACCGCGCTGGGTTCGGCATGTCTTCCTCACCTCTGCCAATGGGCCAGATTTCCATCCAGCCCACACTTTCACCCCCCGCGACGCAGCCACAACCATATAACGGGCCTCGAGGCCCCTTCGCGCCCGTGCCCGCCAACCAATCTCTGCTGCAGCCACTGATACCGACGCAAACCGGCTTTGGCGGCTTCATACCCACGAAGCCGACACTCAACTCCTCGCCGTCGCCGTTCCAGAGCACACTCGGTGCGCCGTCGTTCTTGTCCACGCAGCCGACTGGGTTTGGGGGTGGTGGCCATCAGCCATTGATGTCGCAACCGACGGGATTCACGCCGATGATGTCTCAGCCAACTGGCTTCCAGCCTCAACAACCTATGATGTCCCAACCTACCGGTGTGTTTAACAGCAACTTTGGGCCTACCAATGGCATTGGGTCACAACCTCTTCAAAGTC atATCACAGGATTCAACccaacaccttccaaccaaTCGAGTTTCCCCAATTTCGGTGGACTCTCGTCGCCCCCGCCACTTCCTAATAACAATCAAACCAATAATACCTCGCCAGCAAATGTCTTTGCGCAGATGAAGTCCGGAACTTTTGCGAACGATAACGAAAACTCTTCTACTGGAACAAATG GATTGAATGGACAGACACCTACATGGGGCCAATCTTATCAAGGGTATACAGGTTATTAA
- a CDS encoding translation termination factor GTPase eRF3 translates to MSNLNPTAFTFVPRFAVQQPQQPQQPPPPPIERPEQTEAPKPAPTISLNIGGASTPSQPPKVQPAAPTPPPVAAPSQPPAQPQAQAKAAKPAQSAPSKTFSTEKSKTDTQAIAQEVKTLADKAVLEDLYGNLKEHLNIVFIGHVDAGKSTMGGNLLYLTGMVDKRTMEKYERDAKEAGRESWYLSWALDSTPQERSKGKTVEVGRAYFETDARRYTILDAPGHKTFVPSMISGAAQADVAILVISARKGEFETGFERGGQTREHIMLVKTAGVSKVVIVINKMDDSTVKWEQSRYNEIRDKMIPFVKAAGFNPKTDVTFIPVSAYTGVNLKDRVPKNVCSWYDGPSFLEHIDHMPMVDRKINSPLMMPISEKYKDMGTVIVGKIESGHIRKGDSLIMMPNKVPVEVASIYTEMEEEVDRALCGDNVRIRIRGVDDEDISPGFVLTSASTPIHAVRQFEAQLAILEHKNIICAGYSAVMHIHTLAEEVTLPALLHYFDKATGRKSKKPPQFAKRGQKIVALIETAQPVCVERFQDYPQLGRFTLRDEGRTIAIGKITKLIENTTIEEVSEGVANISLPAAGAN, encoded by the exons ATGAGCAACTTGAATCCGACTGCCTTTACTTTCGTTCCCCGTTTTGCTGTCCAACAGCCTCAGCAGCCTCAGCAGCCTCCACCGCCCCCCATTGAGCGTCCGGAGCAGACAGAGGCCCCAAAGCCAGCCCCAACCATCTCGCTCAACATCGGCGGCGCATCCACCCCTTCACAGCCCCCCAAGGTCCAACCAGCTGCTCCAACACCTCCACCCGTCGCTGCCCCATCTCAGCCGCCAGCGCAGCCCCAGGCTCAGGCAAAGGCCGCCAAACCAGCTCAGTCCGCACCCTCAAAAACTTTCTCGACCGAAAAGTCAAAGACCGACACCCAAGCCATCGCCCAGGAAGTGAAGACCCTGGCCGATAAAGCTGTATTGGAGGATCTATACGGAAATC TCAAGGAGCATCTGAACATCGTTTTTATCGGCCATGTCGATGCAGGAAAGAGTACTATGGGAGGCAATCTCCTTTACCTCACTGGAATGGTTGACAAGCGGACCATGGAAAAATACGAACGAGATGCAAAGGAAGCCGGTCGTGAGTCGTGGTATCTGAGTTGGGCACTCGACTCGACGCCGCAGGAAAGATCCAAGGGAAAAACTGTCGAAGTCGGCCGTGCATACTTCGAGACTGACGCCCGCCGCTATACCATCCTTGATGCGCCAGGGCACAAGACCTTTGTCCCATCTATGATCTCAGGTGCTGCCCAGGCCGACGTTGCGATCCTCGTTATCTCGGCTCGCAAGGGCGAATTCGAGACGGGCTTCGAAAGAGGTGGTCAGACGCGCGAACACATCATGTTGGTCAAGACCGCTGGCGTCTCGAaggtcgtcatcgtcatcaacaAAATGGACGACTCAACCGTGAAATGGGAGCAATCTCGATATAACGAGATCAGGGACAAAATGATCCCCTTCGTCAAAGCTGCAGGATTCAACCCAAAGACGGACGTCACCTTCATCCCTGTTTCTGCCTACACCGGTGTCAACCTTAAGGACAGGGTACCAAAAAATGTGTGCTCGTGGTATGA TGGACCATCCTTCCTGGAGCACATCGACCACATGCCCATGGTGGATCGCAAAATCAACTCTCCTCTCATGATGCCTATATCAGAAAAGTACAAAGATATGGGCACAGTCATCGTCGGCAAAATCGAATCAGGACACATCCGCAAAGGTGACAGCCTCATCATGATGCCCAACAAAGTGCCCGTGGAAGTAGCATCAATATACACCGAgatggaagaggaagtcgaCCGCGCGCTATGCGGTGACAATGTCCGCATCAGGATCCGCGGtgtcgacgatgaagacatcAGCCCTGGTTTCGTGCTGACCAGCGCTTCCACGCCGATCCACGCTGTGCGTCAGTTTGAAGCACAGCTGGCTATCCTGGAACACAAGAACATCATCTGTGCTGGATACTCTGCTGTCATGCACATCCATACGCTTGCTGAGGAAGTGACACTCCCT GCTCTCCTGCACTACTTCGACAAGGCAACTGGTAGAAAATCAAAGAAACCACCACAATTTGCCAAGAGAGGCCAAAAGATCGTCGCGCTCATCGAAACCGCTCAACCTGTCTGCGTCGAAAGATTCCAAGACTACCCACAATTGGGCCGTTTCACGCTTCGAGACGAAG GACGAACGATCGCTATTGGCAAGATCACGAAGCTCATTGAAAATACTACCATCGAGGAGGTATCAGAGGGCGTCGCTAACATCTCACTTCCTGCTGCCGGTGCCAACTAA